Proteins from a genomic interval of Micromonospora sp. NBC_00389:
- a CDS encoding tautomerase family protein translates to MPIVTIQITREGSTPGASAATAEEKAALIKGVSELLRDVLNKPLTSTFVVIDEVETENWGRGGLPVEQFRQQQSAQLPE, encoded by the coding sequence ATGCCGATCGTCACCATCCAGATCACCCGCGAGGGCAGCACACCCGGCGCGTCCGCGGCGACCGCCGAGGAGAAGGCCGCACTGATCAAGGGCGTGAGCGAACTGCTGCGCGACGTCCTGAACAAGCCGTTGACATCGACCTTCGTGGTGATCGACGAGGTCGAGACCGAGAACTGGGGTCGCGGCGGCCTCCCGGTCGAACAGTTCCGCCAGCAGCAGAGCGCCCAGCTGCCCGAGTAG
- a CDS encoding glutathione-independent formaldehyde dehydrogenase, whose protein sequence is MRAVVYADVRSVAVREVPDATLEAETDALVRITSTAMCGTDLHMYDGRTGADAGLVLGHEPLGVVQQVGAAVQTVRPGTRVVIPTHLFCGTCVMCARGLSAACLRVRAEGPGAAYGYAGMGPYRGAQADLLRVPWADANCVPVPGEPGDAYEDDFVLLADAFVTGWHAAATLAGVEAGDTVAVFGAGTIGLLSAYSALIRGARVVYCVDGVDARLDKAGEIGAVPVDFRRGDPVEQIRADRARTGLPLGEEKLGGIDKVIDAVGFQARDRERPDQERPDQVIADAARLVNPAGAIAVAGVYPEKDLQPRPGASAREDLVAPWGTLFSKGVAVRFGRTHDRRYTVLLRDLVVAGRARPSVIVTHHGSLDDAPELYRSFDRREHGVIKAVLHP, encoded by the coding sequence ATGAGAGCCGTCGTCTACGCGGACGTCCGCAGCGTCGCGGTGCGGGAGGTGCCGGACGCCACGTTGGAGGCCGAGACCGACGCGCTCGTGCGGATCACCTCCACCGCCATGTGCGGCACCGACCTGCACATGTACGACGGGCGGACCGGCGCCGATGCCGGCCTGGTGCTCGGCCACGAGCCGTTGGGCGTGGTGCAGCAGGTGGGCGCCGCGGTGCAGACCGTCCGTCCGGGCACCCGCGTGGTGATCCCCACGCACCTGTTCTGCGGGACGTGCGTGATGTGTGCCCGAGGGCTCTCGGCGGCCTGCCTGCGGGTCCGGGCCGAGGGGCCGGGCGCGGCGTACGGCTACGCCGGGATGGGCCCCTACCGGGGGGCTCAGGCCGACCTGCTGCGCGTGCCGTGGGCCGACGCGAACTGCGTACCCGTGCCCGGGGAGCCGGGGGACGCGTACGAGGACGACTTCGTGCTGCTCGCCGACGCGTTCGTCACCGGTTGGCACGCCGCAGCCACCCTGGCCGGGGTCGAAGCCGGCGACACGGTGGCCGTGTTCGGCGCCGGCACCATCGGCCTGCTCAGCGCGTACTCGGCGCTGATCCGGGGAGCCCGGGTGGTGTACTGCGTGGACGGCGTCGACGCCCGGCTCGACAAGGCCGGCGAGATCGGCGCGGTGCCGGTCGACTTCCGCCGCGGCGACCCGGTCGAGCAGATCCGCGCGGACCGGGCGCGGACCGGGCTGCCGCTCGGCGAGGAGAAGCTGGGCGGGATCGACAAGGTCATCGACGCCGTCGGGTTCCAGGCCCGGGACCGGGAGCGCCCCGACCAGGAGCGCCCCGACCAGGTCATCGCCGACGCGGCCCGGCTGGTCAACCCCGCCGGGGCGATCGCGGTCGCTGGCGTGTACCCGGAGAAGGACCTGCAACCCCGTCCCGGCGCGAGCGCCCGCGAGGATCTGGTCGCGCCGTGGGGGACGCTGTTCAGCAAGGGCGTCGCGGTCCGGTTCGGCCGTACCCACGACCGCCGCTACACGGTGCTCTTGCGGGACCTGGTCGTCGCCGGCCGGGCCCGGCCCAGCGTGATCGTCACCCACCACGGCAGCCTCGACGATGCGCCCGAGCTGTACCGCAGCTTCGACCGCCGTGAGCACGGGGTGATCAAGGCGGTGCTGCACCCGTGA
- a CDS encoding acyl-CoA thioesterase translates to MADPFRVRITVRGYELDTQGHLNQAVYVQYGEHARWECLRAAGIAQDRLLAAGIGPVALESNLKYLRELRGGDEVDVSCQFHWSESKVFQIEQDYTLVDGTPVARLTGVGGLLDLSTRRLVPDPRVRFRQLATDPGRLNL, encoded by the coding sequence GTGGCAGATCCCTTCCGGGTACGCATCACCGTCCGGGGTTACGAGTTGGACACCCAGGGCCACCTGAACCAGGCCGTCTACGTCCAGTACGGCGAGCACGCCCGGTGGGAGTGCCTGCGCGCCGCCGGCATCGCGCAGGACCGGCTCCTGGCCGCTGGCATCGGACCGGTCGCCCTGGAGTCAAACCTGAAGTACCTACGGGAGCTGCGTGGCGGGGACGAGGTGGACGTGTCCTGCCAGTTCCACTGGAGCGAGAGCAAGGTGTTCCAGATCGAGCAGGACTACACCCTCGTCGACGGCACTCCGGTCGCCCGGCTGACCGGGGTGGGCGGGCTGCTGGACCTGTCGACGCGACGGCTGGTGCCCGACCCGCGCGTACGGTTTCGGCAGCTGGCCACCGACCCGGGGCGGCTCAACCTCTGA
- the mmsA gene encoding multiple monosaccharide ABC transporter ATP-binding protein — MSDVPILLEMRSITKEFPGVKALSDVNLVVRAGEIHAICGENGAGKSTLMKVLSGVYPYGTYDGQIVYQGSETRFSDIRASENAGIVIIHQELALIPGMSIAENIFLGNEPRKRGAIDWKAANRMALDLMARVGLQEDPDTLIKDIGVGKQQLVEIAKAFAKDVKLLILDEPTAALNEADSRHLLDLLRGFRSRGITSIMISHKLNEIEAIADQITILRDGRTVETLDVRAEGVDEDRIVRGMVGRELSSRFPDHTPKIGEVFFEVRDWNVRHPISADRQVCKNESFVVRRGEIVGFAGLMGAGRTELAMSVFGRSYGVYESGTIIKDGKEIVLKSVADAIDHGLAYVSEDRKAIGLNLLDDIKSSTVAAKLSKISHHGVLDQVEEYQAAEAYRKELRTKAPTVDESVSKLSGGNQQKVVLAKWMFTDPDLLILDEPTRGIDVGAKYEIYGIIQRLADQGKGVVIISSELPELIGLCDRIYTVFEGAITGEIAREDATPENLMKQMTSTKKMLTR, encoded by the coding sequence ATGAGCGACGTGCCCATCCTCCTTGAGATGCGCTCCATCACCAAGGAGTTCCCAGGAGTCAAGGCCCTCTCCGACGTCAACCTGGTGGTTCGCGCCGGCGAGATCCATGCCATCTGCGGTGAAAACGGCGCGGGCAAGTCCACGCTGATGAAGGTCCTCAGCGGTGTGTACCCGTACGGCACCTACGACGGCCAGATCGTCTACCAGGGGTCGGAGACGCGGTTCTCCGACATCCGGGCCAGCGAGAACGCCGGAATCGTGATCATCCACCAGGAGCTCGCGCTCATTCCGGGCATGTCGATCGCCGAGAACATCTTCCTCGGCAACGAGCCGCGCAAGCGGGGCGCGATCGACTGGAAGGCCGCGAACCGGATGGCGCTGGACCTGATGGCCCGGGTCGGTCTGCAGGAGGACCCGGACACCCTGATCAAGGACATCGGGGTCGGCAAGCAGCAGCTTGTGGAGATCGCCAAGGCGTTCGCCAAGGACGTGAAGCTGCTCATCCTGGACGAGCCGACGGCCGCGCTGAACGAGGCCGACTCCCGGCACCTGCTGGACCTGCTGCGCGGCTTCCGTTCGCGTGGCATCACCTCGATCATGATCTCGCACAAGCTGAACGAGATCGAGGCGATCGCCGACCAGATCACCATCCTGCGCGACGGCCGGACGGTGGAGACGCTGGACGTCAGGGCCGAAGGGGTCGACGAGGACCGGATCGTGCGGGGCATGGTCGGCCGCGAGCTGAGCAGCCGATTCCCGGACCACACGCCGAAGATCGGTGAGGTCTTCTTCGAGGTCCGCGACTGGAACGTGCGGCACCCGATCTCCGCCGACCGGCAGGTCTGCAAGAACGAGAGCTTCGTGGTGCGCCGCGGCGAGATCGTCGGCTTCGCCGGCCTGATGGGCGCGGGCCGCACCGAGCTGGCGATGAGCGTGTTCGGCCGCTCCTACGGGGTGTACGAGTCGGGCACGATCATCAAGGACGGCAAGGAGATCGTGCTCAAGTCGGTGGCGGACGCGATCGACCACGGGCTCGCGTACGTCAGTGAGGACCGCAAGGCGATCGGCCTCAACCTGCTCGACGACATCAAGTCGTCGACGGTGGCCGCCAAGCTGTCCAAGATCTCCCACCACGGCGTCCTGGACCAGGTCGAGGAGTACCAGGCGGCCGAGGCGTACCGCAAGGAGTTGCGGACCAAGGCCCCGACGGTCGACGAGAGCGTCTCCAAGCTCTCCGGCGGCAACCAGCAGAAGGTGGTGCTGGCGAAGTGGATGTTCACGGACCCGGACCTGCTGATCCTCGACGAGCCGACGCGCGGTATCGACGTGGGCGCCAAGTACGAGATCTACGGCATCATCCAGCGGCTCGCCGACCAGGGGAAGGGTGTCGTCATCATCTCCTCGGAGTTGCCTGAGCTGATCGGGCTCTGCGACCGCATCTACACCGTGTTCGAAGGTGCCATCACGGGCGAGATCGCCCGGGAGGACGCCACCCCGGAAAACCTCATGAAGCAGATGACCTCGACGAAGAAGATGCTGACACGATGA
- the mmsB gene encoding multiple monosaccharide ABC transporter permease codes for MSRLKDLQKNLFGGTTSNARQFGMIFTLVAIVVLFQILTDGLTLRSDNLIALFQQNSYILILAIGMLMVIVAGHIDLSVGSVAAFAGILVAKAMADWSLPWPLAILFGLGIGALIGAWQGFWVAYIGVPAFIVTLAGMLLFRGGNQFIGNANTIPVPEGFREIGSGFLPEFGPNTGYNNATLLLGLAAAVAVVWRELQARKTRRAMDADPAPMWISILRMAVMVGVIAFAALRFASGRVGTSFPISGIILVALVLAYSFYTRNTAGGRHIYAVGGNSRAAELSGVKLKRVNFFVMMNMSVLAALAGMIFVARSAASGPQDGNGWELDAIAAVFIGGAAVSGGIGTISGSIVGGLVMAVLNNGLQLMGVGTDRVQIIKGLVLLLAVAIDVYNKSQGRFSVIGSITRSFKRDAPTTPVSPPDAEREPATAPVPGPRATDLSSVSPLQKGK; via the coding sequence ATGAGCCGATTGAAGGACCTTCAGAAGAACCTGTTCGGAGGCACCACCTCCAACGCTCGCCAGTTCGGGATGATCTTCACCCTGGTGGCGATCGTCGTCCTGTTCCAGATCCTGACCGATGGCCTGACTCTGCGCTCGGACAACCTGATCGCGCTGTTCCAGCAGAATTCGTACATTCTGATCCTGGCCATCGGCATGCTCATGGTGATCGTCGCCGGGCACATCGACCTCTCGGTCGGCTCCGTGGCAGCATTCGCCGGCATCCTGGTGGCGAAGGCGATGGCCGACTGGTCACTGCCCTGGCCCCTCGCCATCCTCTTCGGCCTCGGGATCGGCGCGCTGATCGGCGCCTGGCAGGGCTTCTGGGTGGCCTACATCGGGGTGCCAGCGTTCATCGTGACCCTGGCCGGCATGCTGCTCTTCCGCGGCGGCAACCAGTTCATCGGTAACGCGAACACCATCCCGGTGCCGGAAGGCTTCCGGGAGATCGGCTCCGGCTTCCTGCCCGAGTTCGGGCCGAACACCGGCTACAACAACGCCACGCTGCTACTCGGTCTGGCCGCGGCGGTGGCCGTGGTGTGGCGCGAGCTCCAGGCGCGCAAGACCCGCCGGGCGATGGACGCCGATCCGGCCCCGATGTGGATCTCGATCCTGCGCATGGCCGTCATGGTCGGGGTGATCGCCTTCGCCGCGCTGCGCTTCGCCAGCGGTCGCGTCGGCACCAGCTTCCCGATCTCCGGCATCATCCTGGTCGCGCTGGTCCTCGCGTACTCCTTCTACACCCGCAACACGGCCGGCGGCCGGCACATCTACGCGGTGGGCGGCAACTCCCGGGCGGCCGAGCTGTCCGGTGTGAAGCTCAAGCGGGTCAACTTCTTCGTCATGATGAACATGTCCGTCCTGGCAGCCCTGGCCGGCATGATCTTCGTGGCCCGTTCGGCGGCCTCCGGCCCGCAGGACGGCAACGGCTGGGAACTGGACGCGATCGCCGCGGTCTTCATCGGTGGCGCGGCCGTCTCCGGCGGTATCGGAACCATCAGCGGCTCGATCGTTGGTGGTCTCGTCATGGCCGTGCTCAACAACGGCCTGCAACTGATGGGCGTGGGCACCGACCGCGTCCAGATCATCAAGGGCCTGGTCCTGCTGCTGGCCGTCGCGATCGACGTCTACAACAAGAGCCAGGGGCGCTTCTCCGTGATCGGGAGCATCACCCGCTCCTTCAAGCGGGACGCACCCACCACCCCCGTTTCACCGCCCGACGCGGAGCGCGAGCCCGCCACGGCACCGGTGCCCGGACCACGGGCCACCGACCTCTCCTCCGTGTCACCTCTCCAGAAGGGCAAGTAA
- a CDS encoding sugar-binding protein, with protein MRRFFGKSVAIGAVAMLALTACGSGRDEETGGSNGDAKGFAANSLIGVALPAKTSENWVLAGDLFSNGLKEAGFQSDVQYAGASTTVADQQAQITAMVTKGAKVIVIGATDAAQLSTQVAAAHQAGVKVIAYDRLITNTPDLDYYVAFDNFKVGELQGQALLEGMKAKKPNGPYNIELFSGSPDDNNAGVFFNGAMSVLKPEIDKGNVVVASKQTDVKQTAIQGWKAEGAQARMDQLLTSTYGNKELDGVLSPNDTLARAIMTSIKGAGKQVPVVTGQDSEVESVKSIVAGEQYMTINKDTRNLVKETINMVKALQAGNTPQVNDTKSYNNGSKVVDTYLLPPVAVTKANAAEAYANDPKLAPLTK; from the coding sequence ATGCGTAGATTCTTCGGCAAGTCGGTGGCCATCGGTGCCGTCGCCATGCTGGCTCTCACCGCCTGCGGCTCCGGCCGCGACGAGGAGACCGGCGGCTCCAACGGTGACGCCAAGGGCTTCGCGGCGAACTCCCTGATCGGTGTCGCCCTGCCGGCCAAGACCTCGGAGAACTGGGTCCTCGCCGGTGACCTGTTCAGCAACGGTCTCAAGGAGGCCGGTTTCCAGAGCGACGTGCAGTACGCGGGTGCGTCGACCACGGTCGCCGACCAGCAGGCTCAGATCACCGCCATGGTGACCAAGGGCGCCAAGGTCATCGTCATCGGCGCGACCGACGCCGCGCAGCTGTCGACCCAGGTCGCCGCGGCCCACCAGGCCGGCGTGAAGGTCATCGCGTACGACCGGCTCATCACCAACACGCCGGACCTCGACTACTACGTCGCGTTCGACAACTTCAAGGTCGGCGAGCTCCAGGGCCAGGCCCTGCTCGAGGGCATGAAGGCCAAGAAGCCGAACGGCCCGTACAACATCGAGCTGTTCTCCGGCTCGCCGGACGACAACAACGCCGGTGTCTTCTTCAACGGCGCGATGAGCGTGCTCAAGCCGGAGATCGACAAGGGCAACGTGGTCGTCGCCTCGAAGCAGACCGACGTCAAGCAGACCGCCATCCAGGGCTGGAAGGCCGAGGGTGCGCAGGCCCGCATGGACCAGCTGCTGACCTCGACCTACGGCAACAAGGAGCTGGACGGCGTCCTCTCCCCGAACGACACCCTGGCCCGCGCGATCATGACCTCGATCAAGGGTGCTGGCAAGCAGGTCCCGGTCGTCACCGGTCAGGACTCCGAGGTTGAGTCGGTCAAGTCGATCGTCGCTGGCGAGCAGTACATGACGATCAACAAGGACACGCGGAACCTGGTCAAGGAGACCATCAACATGGTCAAGGCCCTCCAGGCCGGTAACACCCCGCAGGTGAACGACACCAAGTCCTACAACAACGGCAGCAAGGTCGTCGACACGTACCTGCTCCCGCCGGTCGCCGTCACCAAGGCCAACGCGGCTGAGGCGTACGCCAACGACCCGAAGCTCGCGCCGCTCACCAAGTAA
- a CDS encoding ROK family transcriptional regulator, translating into METPVRSRPAGVGRNPESPLPSVPGASQEEIRRQNLGAVLRYVHLHGPTSRAELTSRLGLNRSTIGALAADLVASGLVTEEAPTTARRAGRPSLVVSPRSDRVYAQALSIDADRLRAARVGLGGRILDLREVARPVGMSAVDAVGPLADLVRDMERCVAADALLVGGAVAVTDTTRDADDRIRIVGIDGTLGAALEAELSAGPGFVAGDLADIAGLAEHVRGVAAGVDDLIYLHGGLGISAGIIVGGRLMIGHRGHSGKVGHMVVNPNGLPCGCGSRGCWETEIGENALLRHAGRDPGDRAAVAEVLRAAADGDRTAREAVERVADWLGFGVANLVNVVNPDAVVFGGSLRDIFTAGADTVRSRLGAMPLPVSREHLRLEAAALGPDAVLIGAAELAFDKLLADPLNVGVAGHVGTVDPA; encoded by the coding sequence GTGGAAACACCCGTCCGGTCCAGGCCAGCCGGCGTCGGCCGCAATCCCGAATCCCCGCTGCCCTCGGTCCCCGGCGCGAGCCAGGAGGAGATCCGGCGGCAGAACCTCGGCGCCGTCCTGCGCTACGTCCACCTGCACGGGCCGACGTCCCGGGCCGAGCTGACCAGCCGGCTCGGCCTCAACCGCAGCACCATCGGTGCCCTCGCGGCCGACCTGGTCGCCAGTGGCCTGGTCACCGAGGAGGCGCCGACCACCGCCCGCCGCGCCGGCCGCCCCTCGCTGGTGGTCAGCCCTCGCTCCGACCGGGTCTACGCGCAGGCGCTGAGCATCGACGCGGACCGACTGCGCGCCGCCCGGGTCGGCCTCGGCGGGCGCATCCTCGATCTGCGCGAGGTCGCCCGACCCGTCGGCATGTCGGCCGTCGACGCCGTCGGCCCGCTCGCCGACCTCGTCCGCGACATGGAACGCTGCGTGGCCGCCGACGCGCTGCTGGTCGGCGGCGCGGTCGCGGTCACCGACACCACCCGTGACGCGGACGACAGGATCCGGATCGTCGGCATCGACGGGACCCTCGGCGCCGCGCTCGAGGCCGAACTCTCCGCCGGCCCGGGTTTCGTGGCCGGCGACCTGGCCGACATCGCCGGCCTGGCCGAGCACGTCCGCGGCGTGGCGGCGGGCGTCGACGATCTCATCTACCTGCACGGCGGCCTCGGCATCAGCGCCGGCATCATCGTGGGTGGCCGGCTGATGATCGGGCACCGGGGCCACAGCGGCAAGGTCGGCCACATGGTGGTCAACCCGAACGGGCTGCCCTGCGGGTGCGGCTCACGCGGCTGCTGGGAGACCGAGATCGGTGAGAACGCGCTGCTGCGGCACGCCGGCCGGGACCCCGGCGACCGCGCGGCGGTGGCCGAGGTGCTGCGCGCGGCGGCGGACGGCGACCGGACCGCGCGAGAGGCGGTCGAGCGGGTCGCCGACTGGCTCGGCTTCGGCGTGGCCAACCTGGTCAACGTGGTCAACCCGGACGCCGTGGTGTTCGGCGGCTCGCTGCGCGACATCTTCACCGCCGGGGCGGACACGGTCCGCAGCCGGCTGGGCGCCATGCCGCTACCGGTCTCCCGCGAGCACCTGCGCCTGGAGGCGGCGGCGCTCGGCCCGGACGCCGTCCTGATCGGCGCCGCCGAACTGGCCTTCGACAAGCTGCTGGCCGACCCGCTGAACGTCGGCGTCGCCGGCCACGTGGGGACCGTCGACCCGGCGTAG
- a CDS encoding ATP-binding cassette domain-containing protein, with protein MTTGEDAIVAQGLRKRYGDRHALDGFDLRVRAGTVYGLLGPNGAGKTTAVRILSTLLRFDEGRAEVAGFDVARQPEQVRYRIGLVGQQAALDEMLSGQQNLVIFGRLFHLDPKAARRRATELLERFGLADAGEQPVKAYSGGMRRRLDLAAGMILTPSVLFLDEPTTGLDPRGRNEVWESVRELVRAGTTVLLTTQYLDEADQLADRVSVVDAGRVIAEGTPDDLKGRLGGDRLDLVLRDRADLAAALPRLRQVVGVEPTVDHDRRLLSARIGDRAATLAAVLRALEEGGVQVADIALRRPTLDEVFLHLTGHRPQPAEDGGAEAVGVPADSAEVSA; from the coding sequence ATGACGACCGGTGAGGACGCGATAGTCGCGCAGGGGCTGCGCAAGCGGTACGGGGACCGGCACGCGCTGGACGGCTTCGACCTGCGGGTCCGGGCCGGCACGGTGTACGGCCTGCTGGGCCCGAACGGTGCCGGCAAAACCACTGCCGTACGGATCCTGTCCACCCTGCTCCGCTTCGACGAGGGGCGGGCCGAGGTGGCCGGGTTCGACGTGGCACGCCAGCCCGAGCAGGTGCGCTACCGCATCGGGCTGGTGGGGCAGCAGGCTGCGCTGGACGAGATGCTCAGCGGCCAGCAGAACCTCGTCATCTTCGGCCGACTGTTCCACCTCGACCCGAAGGCGGCTCGGCGGCGCGCCACCGAGTTGCTGGAACGGTTCGGCCTCGCCGACGCCGGTGAGCAGCCGGTGAAGGCGTACTCGGGTGGCATGCGCCGGCGGCTGGACCTCGCCGCCGGGATGATCCTCACCCCGTCGGTGCTCTTCCTCGACGAACCCACCACCGGTCTGGACCCGCGCGGTCGCAACGAGGTCTGGGAGTCGGTCCGGGAGTTGGTCCGCGCCGGCACCACCGTCCTGCTCACCACCCAGTACCTGGACGAGGCCGACCAGTTGGCCGACCGGGTCTCCGTGGTCGACGCCGGCCGGGTGATCGCCGAGGGTACCCCGGACGACCTCAAGGGCCGCCTCGGCGGCGACCGCCTCGACCTGGTCCTCCGCGACCGCGCCGATCTCGCCGCCGCCCTGCCGCGGCTGCGGCAGGTGGTCGGGGTCGAGCCGACGGTCGACCACGACCGGCGGCTGCTCAGTGCCCGGATCGGGGACCGGGCCGCCACACTCGCCGCCGTGCTACGGGCGCTTGAGGAGGGCGGCGTGCAGGTGGCGGACATCGCGCTGCGCCGCCCCACCCTGGATGAGGTGTTCCTGCACCTCACCGGGCATCGACCGCAGCCCGCCGAGGACGGCGGCGCCGAGGCGGTCGGTGTGCCCGCCGACAGCGCGGAGGTTTCGGCATGA
- a CDS encoding ABC transporter permease, with amino-acid sequence MTSLTLPGTGSPAHRPGRPTLLADSVTLTRRGLAHWRRDPGPLIGSLGFDILIVLMFVYLFGGALEVPGGGSYREFLLPGMFVMTMVFGISLTTIAVSADLDRGVTDRFRSMPVSPLAPLMGRAAADMLFALVTLVVMLLAGLALGWRAHGGVGDTLAAVGLILLLRFALVWVGIFLGLVMRGQQAVAGVQILEFPLGFLSNAFVAPSTMPAWLGTVAEWNPLSVTVGATRELFGNAGWGGDSWVVQQYPWLAVAWPVVLVAVFLPLSVARYRRLSG; translated from the coding sequence ATGACCAGTCTGACCCTGCCCGGCACCGGATCGCCGGCCCACCGGCCCGGCCGTCCCACCCTGCTGGCCGACAGCGTCACGCTGACCCGGCGGGGCCTCGCCCACTGGCGCCGCGATCCCGGGCCGCTGATCGGCTCGCTCGGCTTCGACATCCTGATCGTGCTGATGTTCGTCTACCTCTTCGGCGGCGCGTTGGAGGTGCCGGGGGGCGGGAGCTATCGGGAGTTCCTGCTGCCCGGCATGTTCGTGATGACCATGGTGTTCGGCATCAGCCTCACCACCATCGCCGTCTCGGCCGACCTGGACCGCGGGGTGACCGACCGCTTCCGGTCGATGCCCGTCTCGCCGCTGGCCCCGCTCATGGGTCGGGCGGCGGCCGACATGCTGTTCGCCTTGGTCACCCTCGTGGTGATGCTGTTGGCCGGTCTGGCGCTCGGGTGGCGGGCGCACGGCGGTGTCGGCGACACGCTGGCCGCGGTGGGGCTGATCCTGCTGCTGCGGTTCGCCCTGGTCTGGGTCGGCATCTTCCTGGGCCTGGTGATGCGGGGCCAGCAGGCGGTGGCCGGGGTGCAGATCCTGGAGTTTCCGCTCGGCTTCCTGTCCAACGCGTTCGTGGCGCCGTCCACCATGCCCGCCTGGCTGGGCACGGTGGCCGAGTGGAATCCCCTGTCGGTGACCGTCGGCGCGACCCGTGAACTCTTCGGCAACGCCGGCTGGGGCGGGGACTCCTGGGTGGTCCAGCAGTACCCCTGGCTGGCCGTCGCGTGGCCAGTCGTACTGGTCGCCGTATTCCTGCCGCTCTCGGTGGCCCGCTACCGGCGGCTGAGTGGTTGA